In Erpetoichthys calabaricus chromosome 4, fErpCal1.3, whole genome shotgun sequence, one genomic interval encodes:
- the LOC114650794 gene encoding POU domain, class 3, transcription factor 3-B, whose product MATAASNPYLPSNTILSSGSVVHSDSGGGGMQTGSAAVTSVSAGYRGDPTVKMVQSDFMQGAMAASNGGHMLSHAHQWVTALPHAAAAAAAAAAAAAEAGSPWSSSPVGMTGSPQHQQQQDVKNNSARDDLHTGTALHHRPPHLGPHQGHPGAWGATTAAHIPSIGGGQQQQSLIYSQPGGFTVNGMLSPPPGGQSLVHPGLVRGDTPELDHGSHHHHHHHHQHQHHQQQQQQQHHGGVNNHDPHSDEDTPTSDDLEQFAKQFKQRRIKLGFTQADVGLALGTLYGNVFSQTTICRFEALQLSFKNMCKLKPLLNKWLEEADSSTGSPTSIDKIAAQGRKRKKRTSIEVSVKGALESHFLKCPKPSAQEITSLADSLQLEKEVVRVWFCNRRQKEKRMTPPGVQQTPDDVYAQVGNGHFLVDYLKDASLTGPNHPSDQRVPATSTIHQVILAH is encoded by the exons ATGGCCACGGCTGCTTCCAACCCTTACCTCCCCAGCAATACTATCCTTTCGTCAGGTTCAGTTGTGCACTCGGATTCGGGAGGGGGTGGCATGCAGACTGGTAGCGCTGCTGTAACCTCGGTTTCTGCAGGATACAGGGGAGATCCAACGGTTAAGATGGTCCAGAGCGATTTCATGCAGGGAGCCATGGCGGCAAGCAACGGGGGCCATATGTTGAGCCATGCCCATCAGTGGGTGACAGCCTTACCCCATGCCGCCGCTGCTGCCGCGGCTGCCGCGGCGGCAGCAGCCGAAGCCGGATCCCCTTGGTCGTCCAGCCCCGTAGGGATGACTGGTAGCCCTCAGCATCAGCAACAGCAGGACGTCAAAAACAATTCGGCAAGAGACGATCTTCATACTGGGACAGCCTTGCACCACAGGCCCCCACACCTGGGTCCACATCAAGGGCATCCAGGAGCTTGGGGAGCAACCACTGCAGCACATATCCCGTCAATAGGCGGGGGTCAGCAACAACAGTCCCTGATCTACTCGCAGCCTGGGGGATTCACGGTTAACGGCATGCTGAGCCCGCCACCAGGAGGCCAGAGCTTGGTGCACCCTGGTTTGGTACGAGGGGACACTCCAGAACTGGATCATGGTAgtcaccatcaccaccaccaccaccatcagcatcagcaccaccagcagcagcagcagcagcagcatcacgGTGGAGTGAACAACCACGACCCACACTCAGACGAGGACACGCCGACCTCGGATGACTTGGAGCAGTTTGCCAAACAGTTCAAGCAAAGGCGTATCAAGCTGGGTTTCACGCAAGCGGACGTGGGCTTGGCGCTGGGTACCCTCTATGGCAATGTGTTTTCCCAAACGACCATCTGCAGGTTCGAGGCGCTTCAGCTCAGTTTCAAAAACATGTGCAAACTCAAACCCTTGCTAAATAAATGGCTGGAGGAAGCTGATTCATCCACCGGGAGCCCGACCAGCATCGATAAAATTGCAGCTCAAGGCAGGAAGAGAAAGAAGCGCACCTCTATCGAAGTGAGCGTCAAGGGCGCACTGGAGAGTCATTTCTTAAAATGTCCAAAGCCTTCAGCCCAGGAGATCACTTCACTAGCGGACAGCCTTCAGTTGGAGAAAGAAGTTGTCAGGGTATGGTTTTGCAATCGGAGGCAGAAAGAGAAAAGGATGACCCCTCCGGGAGTGCAGCAGACGCCGGACGATGTGTACGCGCAGGTCGGCAAT GGACATTTTTTAGTAGATTACTTAAAAGATGCAAGTTTAACTGGGCCGAATCATCCGAGTGACCAGAGGGTACCCGCTACAAGTACGATCCACCAGGTAATTTTGGCACACTAA